CACCGACAGCCACCCGGCCGTGATCGACGCGGCCTGGGCCGGCGGTGACGTGGACGTGGCCATTGTCGCGTTCGGCATCGACGGCGACGGCGAGATCTTCTGGCAGGACCAGCGCAAGGCCGTCATGATGGCCGGGATCAACTACACTGCGGCCGTGTCGGTCGGCGTGCTGCTCGGCGAGAAGATGAAGGCGCAGGGCTTCGGCCGGATCCTGGCCATGTCCTCGGTCGCCGGGGAGCGGGTGCGGCGCTTCAACTTCGTCTACGGGTCCACCAAGGCGGGCCTGGACGGGTTTTATCTGGGTCTCGGGGAGGCGCTGGCCAAGTTCGGGCCGCGCGTCACCGTCATCCGCCCGGGCATGGTGCGCACCAAGCTCTCCGCGCACGCCAAGGAGAACGGGCTGACCGTGAACAAGGAGGACGTGGCGGTCCTCGCGGTCGCGGCCTCCGAGAAGGGCAAGGAAATCGTCTGGGCGCCGGGCACTTTCCGATACGTCATGATGATCCTGCGCCACGTCCCGCGCCCGATCTTCCGCAAGCTCCCGATCTGACGGGGGCAACCCCCGATAGCCATAACGCGCGGCGCCGCTCCGATAGCAGGGGGCGGCGCTGTTCGCTATCCGAGGGACGCGATGATCGTGTCGAGATCGGAAAGCTTTGGCTGCCAGCCTAGTTCGGCAACCGCACGGGCGGCGTCGGCGATCAGGATCTGCGGCTCGAGCGCGGGCGGGTTGTGCACCAACGGGACTCGCCGGCCCGTGACGTGCTCTACGGCCGCCACGACATCCAGAATGCTTGTCCCCCGGCCGCTTCCGAGGTTGTAGCGGGCGAAGCCGCCCGGCTCGGGCATCCGCTCCACGGCCGCGACGAACGCGGCGGCGGCGTCGTCCACGTGCAGATAATCGCGCACCGCGCTCCCGTCACCGTTCACCGCGAGCGGCGTACCGGTCCGCGCCGCCGCGAGCACCCGTGGAATCAGCCGGGTCGGGTCTCGGTCGTCTCCCCCGGCCAGATTCGGCAGCCGCAGCACGAGGGCACCGAGCGCCCCGCCGCGCGCCTGCGCCTCGACCACGGCTTCGGCCGCGACCTTGCTGCTCGCATAGGGATGCGGCGGCGCGACGGGCAGGTCCTCGGTCATCGGCTGCCGATCCGGCGAGCCGTAGACCGCACAGGTGGAGGAGAACACCAGACCGCGCACCCCGGCCTCGGCCATGGCTTCCAGCAGGGTGACGGTGCCGCCGACATTCACCCGGAAATAGCGCAGCGGCTCGTCGAAGGATTCGCGCGCGCGAGTCAGTCCGGCCAGATGACAGACGACGTCGACGTCGGTCACCGCCCGCCGCAGTCCTTCGGCATCGAGTAGGTCCGCCGCCCGGACCTCGACGTCCGCGGCGGCCACCGAACCACCCGGCCTGATCAATGCGACCGGTTGGTGGCCCGCAGCGCCCAGCGCCCGCACGACCGCGCCACCGAGGTAACCGGCGGCGCCGGTCACCAGCACCCGCAGCGCCGCCGCGTCCGAGCCGTTGATCATTTCCGAAGGCTACCGCCGGGGCGATCGCGGCCGTCACGGACAGCTGTCGCCCGGTCAGGCCCGGCGAAGTGTTCGGGGGCGGCGCACTGGCTAGGCTGACGCGCGGTCCATGGACACGAATGCGGAGGCAGGGTGCGGATGAGCGAGCGGGCGAGCGGGCGGGTGACGCTGATGGCACGGCAGGCCGGCGGGGCGATCGGCGAAGCGGTGCTCGCGGCGGTGGTCGCGGCGGTCGTGGCCGCGATCGGGCTGAAGGCCTTCGCGACCGTGCACTGGCCCGCGTTCAACTCCTCCAACGTGACCCGCTCACTGACCACCGTCGGGCAGGTGGTGGCGCTGGCCATGCTGGTGGCGGCGGTGGTGCTGTTGCGTCTGCACAAGTGGGGATGGCTGGCGAAACTGCTGTCGTGGGGCGGGATTTCGGCGTTCGTGACGGTGACGCTGGGGATGCCGCTGGCGGCGACCAAGCTGTATCTGTTCGGGATGTCGGTGGATCAGGAGTTCCGGACGCAGTATCTGACGCGGCTGACCGACAGTGCGGCGCTGCACGATATGAACTACATCGACCTGCCGCCGTTCTATCCGGCGGGCTGGTTCTGGCTCGGTGGACGGTTCGCGAGCCTGACCGGCATGGCCGGGTGGGAAGCGTTCAAGCCGTACGCGATCATCGGGCTGGCGGTCGCGGCGGTGGTCGCACTCGTATTGTGGTCCAACCTGATTCGCGCCGATTGGGCCGTCGCGGTGGCTGCGGCGACGACGGCGGTCACGCTGGCCTACGGCGCGCCGGAGGCGTACAGCGCGGTGCTGACGCTGCTGTTCGGGCCCGCCCTGCTGCTGGCCTGGGGCGCACTGCATCGGCCCGCCGAATCGGATGCCACCGAACCCACTGCCGGGGGTTGGGGCGCGGTACTGGGCGCGGGGCTGTTCCTCGGGCTCGCTGCCACGTTCTACAGCCTGTATTTCGGTGTGGCCGTCTTCGCGGTGTGCCTGATGGCGGTGGTCGCGGCAGGACTCGCGATCCGCGCCCGGCGCAGTTGGCGGTCGGCGCTGCCGATCCTGGTGCGGCTCATCGCAATCGGCGCGATCGCCGGTCTGCTGGCCTTGACGGTGTGGCTGCCGTTCCTGCTGAAGTTCTTGTCCGGCAAGGCGTCCCTGGGTTCGGGGTCGGCGTTCCACTATCTGCCCGAGTCGGGTTCGCGCCTGCCGCTGCCCATGACCGAGTTCGACCTGCTCGGCGTCTTCTGCCTGGCCGGAACCATCTGGCTGGTCCTGCGGGCCGGCAGCTCGCGGCGCGCACAGGCGCTGGGTATCGGTGTCGTGGCCATCTATCTCTGGTGCCTGCTGTCCATGCTGGCGACCGCCGCGGGCACTACGCTCCTGGCCTTCCGGCTCGAGTCTCCGCTGAAGGCATTGCTCGCGGCGGCGGGGGTGTTCGGGTTCGCGGAGGGTGCGCGAGCGGTCTACCGGGCGCTGAACGAGCCCGGCCGGTTCCGGATCGCGGCGGCGGCGGTGGCGCTCGCGGGGGCGATCGGATTCAGCCAGGGCATTCCGAATGTGCTCGCGGCGGAGATCACCACCGCCTACACCGACACCGACGGCAACGGCAACCGCGCGGACACCCGGGCGCCGTCGGCGGTGGCGCGCTACCGGGAGATCGACGCGAAACTGCTGGAGCAGACGGGTCGTCCGCGGGATCGGACCGTGGTGCTGACCGCGGACACCAGCTTCCTCGCGGTGTACCCCTACTACGGATTCCAGGCGCTCACTTCGCATTACGCGAATCCGCTGGCCGATTTCGCGGCCCGCACCGCCGAGATCCAGCGCTGGAGCGCCCTGAAGACGCCGGCGGAACTGACCGACGCCCTGAATCATTGCCGCTGGCGGGCCCCGGATGCCTTCCTGTTCCGCAACTCCGGCGATCAGTACACGCTGCGCCTGTCGCGGGACGTGTATCCCAACGATCCGAACGTGCAGCGATTCACGGTGGCGTTCCCCAAGTCGCTGTTCGACGACGCCCACTACCGGATCACCGATATCGGCCCGTTCACCCTCGTGGTGCGAGTCTGAACAAAACAACGAGACAAGCGTCACTTATACACAGAAAACGGTCGAATTCTGTGGATAGCCGCTCGTTTCTGTGGATAACCGCGCGACTTGCCAGTGCGATCTCAGCCGTACCCGGTAGCGTGGGCCGCTGATTGCAAGGCACCAAGGAGTTAGCGCGTGGCACTGGGGTGGGTAGACGACCAGGGGGTTGACGACAGTTCGGCGGTGGCGGTTCTCGACCGCCCCGCCCCACAGGCGCCGCCCCCCAAGCTCACTCGGCCCCGGCGGGTGGCGCGCCGCCTCCGGCTCGCCCGCGCGGATCTGATCGCGGCGACGGCGTACCTGTCGCTGGCGGTGCTGGTGCTGTCGGGTCAGTGGCTGGATCCCCACCGCGGCTATCTGATCAAGAGCGGCCAGGACCAGACCATGTGGGAATGGTTCTTCGCCGTCACCGCGCACAATGTGGCGCACCTGGAGAATCCGCTCGGCACGCTGCTGCAGAACTACCCCGACGGCGTGAACATGATGGCCAACACCGCCATGTTCGGTGTCGGCGTGCCGCTCACCCCGGTCACCCTGCTGTTCGGCCCGACCGTCACCTTCGTGCTGGTGCTCACCCTGGGCCTGTTCGGCACCGCCTTCGCCTGGTACTGGCTGTTCTCGCGGGAGGTCGTGGCCTCGAGATTCGCGGCGGCCGTGGGCGGTCTGCTGTGCGGCTTCGCGCCGGCCATGATCTCGCACGCCAACGCGCACCCGAATTTCGTTGTGCTGGCCCTGCTTCCGCTGATCGCGCTGCAGCTGATCCGGATGACCCGCCGCGCCGGACTGGCCAAGGAACTGCGCCGGGCGCGGCGCAATCGCGACGCCGTCGTCCTCGGCCTGCTGGTCGCCTTGCAGATCGCGCTGGGCGAGGAGCCGCTGCTCATCTTCGCGCTGTCCTTCGGGCTTTTCGCGCTCGTCTACTACCTGCACACGCCGAAGACGGGCCTGCGCGCGCTGCGGGCCGTGACCCCGACGGTGTTGATCGCGGGTCTGATCACGCTGGCGCTCACCGAGATTCCGCTGTGGTGGCAGTTCTTCGGCCCGCAGTCCTACCGCAGCATCGACCACGGGACGATGCAGAACGATCTCAAGGCGCTGTTCCAGTTCCCGTCGGAATCGCTGGGCGGCATGGTGGCGCACGGCCAGAACGTGGCCATCAATCCCACCGAGGAGAACTCGTATTTCGGCTGGCCGCTGTGGATCGTGGTCACGGTGGCCACGGTGCTCATGTGGCGGGAGCGGGTGGTGCGCGCGGCCGCCACGGTGATCGTGGTGTTCTCGGTGCTGTCGCTGGGCGCGACGCTCATGATCGGCAAGCACGACACCGGCATCGCCCTGCCGTGGAAGCGGCTCGAGAACGTGGCGCTGCTGGACACGGTGCTGGAGTCGCGCTTCACCATGGCCGCCATCCCGGCCATCGCGTTGATCCTGGCGCTGGCCACCCAGCGGGCGCTGGACTACTGGAAGGTGTCGGCGACCGATTGGCGACCGCTGGCCCTGTTCGCCGCGCTGATCTTCGCGCTGCTGCCGCTCACCCCGACCATTCTGCCGGTGGTGCAGCGGCCGGCCACCCCGCAGTTCTTCACCGACGGCACGGTGCGCCAGTATGTTTCGGGCGGCTCGGTGGTGATCGCTCCGCCGCCGACCCCGCCGGATGCGCGCGCACTGCGCTGGCAGGTCGATTCCGGTTTCGAGTTCCCGCTCGCCGGAGGCTATTTCGTCGGCCCGACCGGCAGCGACAAGAAGGGCCGCTACGGCCCCGACGACCGGCCCACCGCGAGCCTGCTGATGAAGGCGCAGCGCGCCAACACGATTCCGGTGGTGGACGACGCCGCCCGCGCCCAGGCGCTGGCCGATCTGCGCTACTGGCATGCCGATGTCGTGGTGCTGCCGCCCACCGACAATGGCGACACCCTGCGGTTGACCGTGGATCGGCTGGTCGGCTTCCCCGCGAAATACGTTGACGGCGTGTGGCTCTGGGATGTGCGTGATCTGGTCCGGTCGTGATCTGCCCGGTCAGCTCAGCTTGTGGTAGGTGACGAAACCGCTGACCGACAGCGCGCGGGTGATCACCCCGTTGCTGAGCACCAGTTCGTGCGTGCCCTGCACCTGACATCCGCTGCCACCGCCGCTGACCGTGCCCTGGCCGAGCGTGATGTCGCCGGCGCTGGGCACCCCGAGCAGCCGGTAGTCGAAGACGCACAGCACCTGCCCGCCGCTGAAGATCGTCGAGGTCACCACCGCCTGGTTCAGCTCGCCCTGGCGGATGGTCAGGCGGTAGGCGTTGGCGTTGGAATCGCTGGATCCCGACCATTCGCCGACGAAGTCGGCCGGCACCCGGCCCGCCGGGGTCGCGGGCGGTGTCGTGGCGGAGGCGACGGTGACCGTCGGCAGCACCGTGGCGACCGTCGGCACCGCCGCGGACAGCGGTGCGCCGCTGGGGTTTCCGTGGCTTTCCACCTTCGCGACCGTCCACACCCCGCCGCCGCCGATCACCGCGGCCGCGAGCACCGCGAACAATCCGATCAGGATGCCGCGATTGGTGTCCGAGCGGCCGCGCACCGGATCGGGGGCGCGATGCCGGACCGGCGCACCGTCCTCGGCGGGCGCGTAGCCCGGCCCGTACACCACGCCGTAGGGCGAGGGATCGGTGTGGTAGTGCCCCGGACCGAGCACGGTCGGATCGGTACGGGGAGAACGCAATACGGTCGGATCGGTGCGCGGCGAACGCGTCGCCGCCGGATCGGTGAGGTAGCCGATCGCCGGGGTGTCGACCGAGGTCGCGGTGGTGGGCCGCCGCCACGCCTCCCGCACCGCGTCCGCGAACTCGGTGCAGCTGCCGAATCTTTCGTCCGGATGTTTGGCCAGCGCCCGATCGAAGAGGGCGTCGAAGCTCGCCGGCAGGTCCGGGCGCACCTGGGTGACATGCAGCGGCGGGGTGCTGGTGTGCGCGTAGATCAATCCCGCCAGGTCGTTGGCCAAAAACGGCCGGGTTCCGGTGAGCAGCACGAAAAGCGTGCACGCCAAGGAGTATTGGTCGGTGCGCGGATCCAGGAAGCGGCCCGACACCTGCTCGGGTGAGGCGAAGGCGAAGGTGGCGGAGATATCGCCGGTCTTGGTGACGTGGGTGGTCTCGTCGCGCAGGCGGGCAATGCCGAAATCGGTCAGCAGCGCGCGTTCCGGGCGGCCGTCCTCGGCCGGGGAGAGCATGATGTTCGACGGTTTGACGTCGCGATGCAGGACGCCCTTGCTGTGCGCGTAGTCCAGCGCGGCGGCGATACCGCCGCCGATGCGCAGGGCCCGCTCCGGCGACAGCCCCGAAAGATCGTCCGCGGCCGGGCCTTCCACGTACTGCATGGCGATCCACAGGCGGCCGTCGTCCAGGCCCCGGTCGTAGACGGTGACGATGTTCGGATGGTCGAAGCGGGCGGTGATGTCGGCCTCGCGTTCGAAGCGCCGCCAGCCCTCGGCGTCGGCGTTCACCTCGTCGCGATTGAACACCTTGACCGCGGCCAGGCGCGGTAGCCGCGGATGGCGGGCCGCGTAGACCGTGCCCGATCCCCCCGCTCCGATCCAGCACTCGATGACGTATCCGGCGATCTCCTCACCCGGCTTCAAATCGGACATGGTCGCGCACCTACCTACTTCAGGGGAGCCCTTTCGAGCCAGTCGGTCAGGAGGCTGTTCACGGTGTGCCCAGGCCAGTGCAGCACCATGACGAAGCGGGAGCGGGGATCGCCGTCGGGGAAGGAGACGGCCGCCAGCGTGCGATGCGCGTCGGTGTCCACGGTGACGCCCGGGTCCACGGCGGCCGCGGTGGTGACCGTCAGCGTGCCCGCCACATCCTGATGGCTCACGGCGGTGACGTGACCGTTGTCGCCGAAGAACAGCTGGGCCACCGATTGCCCGGGGCGCGTGTCGAAGTCGAGGACGTCGAAGTGGACCTGCCCGGTGGTGTCGTCGGCATTGCAGCGCACCCGATGCGCGCCCTGCGCCGGCTCGCCCGCGCCGGGATCCACCGCGCGGCACAGCCCGCCCTGCCAGCCGACGGCCGTGCCGGTGGAGGCGAGCCGGCCGACCAGGCTGGGGAAGGCGCTGGCGATGGCGGCGTCGTCGCGACCCCAGGACGAGGTCACGGCGTCGGCATTGCTGTACGTGATCAGCCCGCTCACATCGGTTTTGCGGCTGACGCGGCCGTCCGGCAGCAGGGTGAGCGTGGTGGGGCCGTTGGCCTTGCAGGCATTGGCCGGTTCCCGGACCACGATCTCGGAGGTGCCGACGATGAGCCGGTCCCCGTCCCCGGGCACCTCGTCGAGCGGCGCGGAGAACTCGCAGTGGAACGGAGTTCCGTTGGGCAGCACGCCATCCACGCGATTGGACAGCACCGGATCGCCGAGCTTGGCCTGCTGCACGGTCAGCCGGTAGTTGGTCTGGCCCTCGGTCGCCAGCCAGGTGCCGACGAATCGGTCCGGGACCAGGCCGCCGGCGGCGGGCGCGGGAACCGGGCCGCCGCCGCTCTGATGGAAGGCGAAGCCGATGCCCGCCGCCACCACGGCGGCGACGGCCACCGGGATGAGAGTGCGGCGGTGGAACACGGCTCGCCACAGCGGTTTCCGGGCGCGGCCCGCGCGCCGGGCGGCGACGGGGCGCGACAGCAGCCGGGCCGGAGCGGTGAGGGCGAGGGCCGGATCGGAGTAGTAGGCCTGGGTGGCGGCCTCGGCGAAATCGGCGCAGCTGTCGAAGCGGTCCTCGGGGTTCTTGGCCATGGCCCGTTCGAAGACCGCGTCCAGGGCGGGCGGCAGGTCCGGGTTCACCTCGCTGACCGGTAGCGGCCGCTCCTGGGTGTGGGCGTGCACCCAGCTCAGGGGATTGTCGGCGCGGAACGGGCGGTGATCGGTGAGCAACACGAAAAGCGTGCAGGCCAAGGAGTATTGATCCGACTTCGGACCGACCGGTTTGCCGCTGACCTGTTCGGGAGACGCGAAAGCGAAAGTCGCGGAGATGTTTCCGGTGTGGGTGAACTTGGTGGTCTCGTCGCGCAACCGGGCGATGCCGAAATCGGTGAGCAGGGCACGTTCGGGGCGGCCGTTGTCGGGGGCGGCGATGAGGATGTTGGAGGGCTTCACATCACGGTGCAGCACGCCCTTGCCGTGCGCGTAGTCGAGGGCGGCGGCGATCTCGGTGGCGATGCGCAAACCGCGGTCGGGCGAGACATCGTGCAGCTCAGCGGCATCCACGCCGTCGACGAACTGCATGGAGATCCAGAACAGGTCGTCGGCCGCGCCGCGATCGTAGACCTGCACGATATTGGGGTGGTCGAAGTGCGCCGCGATATCCGCTTCGCGCTCGAAACGCCGCCAGCCGTCCTCGACGTCGGCGACATCGTCGCGCTTCAAGATCTTCAAGGCCGTGAGGCGCGGCAATCTGGGGTGCCGCGCCGCGTAGACGACGCCCGACCCCCCGGCACCGATTCGCCGCGCGATCACATACCCGGCGATGACTTCGCCGGGTCGCAGCTCGGTGATCATGCTCCCTCTTTACGTTCCGGCCCGGCCCCACGCCCAGTTCGGATATACAACCATCCTGACGGACATCCGCCGATTCGGCTACAGCGCAGCGCCTCCGAGCGACATCGAGGGGGTCCGGTGGCCGGGCCCCCGGACCCCCACTAGGCACAATGCTGGTAGATGTGCGGCCGGGCTCGAGGCTGTCGATAGAGTCGGTGTCCGTGCGCGCAGACACCCGAGCGTTTCACCGCATCCGACTCGTCGCCCTGATCTCCGGGTTGTTGGGATTCCTGCTGGCGGTGATCACGCCGATCCTGCCGGTCAATCAGGATCGGCCGACATTGCATTGGCCCCAAGGGGATAGGGCGAATGTCGATGCCCCGTTGGTGTCGTATGTCCCGTTGAGCCTGGATGTCAGTTTGCCGTGCCAGGCTTTGCGGGAGCTGCCGAGCGGGACGGTGTTCTCGACGGCGTCGGAGGGGTCGGGGCAGGCCGAGTCCAAGGGCCTGGTCGCCAAGGTGACCGACGAGCCCGAGAAGGGGCGCACGCTGTCGGTGCTGGTGCGGCTGATTCCGCTGCTGTCGGCGCCGGTGGCGGAGGTTCAGGACTGCTCGGCGATCACCGTGCATTCGGATGCCGCGCAGACGCGGGTGGAGTTCGTCGGGGTGCAGCGCAAGGACGGGACGCCGTTCACCGGCCAGGTGGGGGGTGACACCCGGCCGCAGGTGGTGGGGTTGTTCACCGATCTGAAGCGGGATCAGCTCGGGAACGCCGCCGCCACCGTGCATATCGACGCGCGTTTCACCTCCAGCCCGAGCTGGATGAAGCGGCTCGCCACGATCGGCGCGGTCGTGTTCACGCTGCTGGCCCTGTACGCGCTGCATCTGCTCGACACCTCCGACGGGCGCAAGACCCGCCGCTTCCTGCCCGCGCACTGGTTCCGGGTGCGGCTCGCCGACGTCGCCGTGGTCGGCACGCTGCTGGTGTGGCATGTCATCGGCGCGAACACCTCCGATGACGGCTACATCCTCAATATGGCTCGGGCCTCGAAGGTTTCGGGCTACATGGCCAACTACTACCGCTGGTTCGGGGTCGCCGAGGCGCCGTTCGGCTGGCCGTACGAGGTGCTGGCCTGGATGACCCGGGTCAGCGACTCCAGCCCGTGGATGCGGCTGCCCGCCCTGCTGGCCGGGATCGCGTGCTGGCTGGTGATCAGCCGGGAGGTGCTGCCCCGCTTGGGTTCCCGGGTGCGGCGCGACAGCATCGCCGTCTGGACCGCCGGACTGGTGTTCCTGGCCGCCTGGATGCCCTACGACAACGGCCTGCGACCCGAACCGCTCATCGCCGCGGGCGCGCTGCTGACCTGGTGCTCGGTCGAAAGGGCCATTGCCACCGGACGTCTGCTGCCCGCCGCCGTGGGCGTGCTGATCGCGGCCTTCTCGCTGGCGGCCGGTCCGACCGGGTTGATCTGCATCGCGGCGCTCATCGCGGGCGCGCGGCCGGTGCTCATGATCATCGTCAAGCGCGCCAAGGACGGTAGGGACAGCGCCGAAGGCGGCTCGTGGCTGCTGCGCTACGGCGCGCTGCTGGCGCCGGGCGTGGCGGCCGGAACCCTGGTGCTGGTGGTGGTTTTCGGCGACCAGACCCTCGCCTCGGTCATGGAGGCCACCCGGGTGCGCACCCTGATCGGCCCCAATGTGGCCTGGTTCGACGAGCGCACCCGCTGGGATTCGCTGCTCATGCTCTCCCCCGACGGCTCCCTCGCCCGCCGGTTCGGCATTCTCGCCATGCTGCTGTGCCTGGGCGTGTGCGTGATGGTGATGCTGCGTAAGAACGGCCGTATCCCGGGCACGTCGCGCGGGCCGTCGGCGCGCATTCTGGGCATCATCTTCATGTCGCTGTTCCTCATGATGTTCACGCCCACCAAGTGGACCCACCACTTCGGCGTGTATGCCGGGCTCGCCGGTTCGGTGGCGGCGCTGACGTCGGTGGCGGTGGGCGTCAACGGGATTCGCTCGCCCCGCAACCGGACGCTGTTCACCGCGGCGGTGTTCTTCCTGCTGGCCATCACCTTCACCGGACCCAACGGCTGGTGGTACGTGTCCAGCTACGGCGTGCCCTGGTTCGACAAGGCCCCGCTCATCGCGGGCAAGGGGTTCTCCACGCTGTTCCTGGGCCTGGCGGTGCTGTGCCTGCTGATCGCGGCCTACCAGCACTTCCGGGAGCCGTACACGACGGCGAAACCGGTGCGCGGGTTCGACAGGTTCGCGAGCATGCCGCTCACCGTCGCCGCCGTCGCGCTGGTGCTGTTCGAGGTGCTGTCGCTGGCCAAGGCCGCCGTCGGCCAGTACCCGGCCTACTCGATCGCCGAATCGAATCTGCGTGCCCTGAAGGGCGATTCGTGCGCGCTGGCCAACGAGGTGCTGGTGGAAACCGACACCGCCGCCTCGCTGCTGCACCCGTGGACCGGATCCGACGCGGACGGACTGGCCGCCGAGAACACCGGATTCACCCCCAACGGCGTCGCCGCCGACCTCACCGCCGATGCGGAGGAGACCGTTACCGGCGGCGCCAACTCGGTGAACGAGAAGTCCGGCAACAAGACCTCCAAGACCACCGGCGCGGGCACCGGCGGCGGCAAGAGCGAGGAGGTCGGGATCAATGGCAGCTCGATCGCGCTGCCGTTCGGGCTGGACCCGGCCAAGACCCCGATCATGGGCAGTTACACCGATGGCGAGCAGCAGGTTTCGAAGCTCACCACGCAGTGGTACA
This sequence is a window from Nocardia yunnanensis. Protein-coding genes within it:
- a CDS encoding glycosyl transferase; this encodes MAVLDRPAPQAPPPKLTRPRRVARRLRLARADLIAATAYLSLAVLVLSGQWLDPHRGYLIKSGQDQTMWEWFFAVTAHNVAHLENPLGTLLQNYPDGVNMMANTAMFGVGVPLTPVTLLFGPTVTFVLVLTLGLFGTAFAWYWLFSREVVASRFAAAVGGLLCGFAPAMISHANAHPNFVVLALLPLIALQLIRMTRRAGLAKELRRARRNRDAVVLGLLVALQIALGEEPLLIFALSFGLFALVYYLHTPKTGLRALRAVTPTVLIAGLITLALTEIPLWWQFFGPQSYRSIDHGTMQNDLKALFQFPSESLGGMVAHGQNVAINPTEENSYFGWPLWIVVTVATVLMWRERVVRAAATVIVVFSVLSLGATLMIGKHDTGIALPWKRLENVALLDTVLESRFTMAAIPAIALILALATQRALDYWKVSATDWRPLALFAALIFALLPLTPTILPVVQRPATPQFFTDGTVRQYVSGGSVVIAPPPTPPDARALRWQVDSGFEFPLAGGYFVGPTGSDKKGRYGPDDRPTASLLMKAQRANTIPVVDDAARAQALADLRYWHADVVVLPPTDNGDTLRLTVDRLVGFPAKYVDGVWLWDVRDLVRS
- a CDS encoding serine/threonine-protein kinase, with amino-acid sequence MSDLKPGEEIAGYVIECWIGAGGSGTVYAARHPRLPRLAAVKVFNRDEVNADAEGWRRFEREADITARFDHPNIVTVYDRGLDDGRLWIAMQYVEGPAADDLSGLSPERALRIGGGIAAALDYAHSKGVLHRDVKPSNIMLSPAEDGRPERALLTDFGIARLRDETTHVTKTGDISATFAFASPEQVSGRFLDPRTDQYSLACTLFVLLTGTRPFLANDLAGLIYAHTSTPPLHVTQVRPDLPASFDALFDRALAKHPDERFGSCTEFADAVREAWRRPTTATSVDTPAIGYLTDPAATRSPRTDPTVLRSPRTDPTVLGPGHYHTDPSPYGVVYGPGYAPAEDGAPVRHRAPDPVRGRSDTNRGILIGLFAVLAAAVIGGGGVWTVAKVESHGNPSGAPLSAAVPTVATVLPTVTVASATTPPATPAGRVPADFVGEWSGSSDSNANAYRLTIRQGELNQAVVTSTIFSGGQVLCVFDYRLLGVPSAGDITLGQGTVSGGGSGCQVQGTHELVLSNGVITRALSVSGFVTYHKLS
- a CDS encoding decaprenylphospho-beta-D-erythro-pentofuranosid-2-ulose 2-reductase, with product MINAVGNPQSILLLGGTSEIGLAICAEYLKKGPARIILAALPGDPLREDAVAQMKSAGASEVQVIDFDALDTDSHPAVIDAAWAGGDVDVAIVAFGIDGDGEIFWQDQRKAVMMAGINYTAAVSVGVLLGEKMKAQGFGRILAMSSVAGERVRRFNFVYGSTKAGLDGFYLGLGEALAKFGPRVTVIRPGMVRTKLSAHAKENGLTVNKEDVAVLAVAASEKGKEIVWAPGTFRYVMMILRHVPRPIFRKLPI
- a CDS encoding NAD-dependent epimerase/dehydratase family protein → MINGSDAAALRVLVTGAAGYLGGAVVRALGAAGHQPVALIRPGGSVAAADVEVRAADLLDAEGLRRAVTDVDVVCHLAGLTRARESFDEPLRYFRVNVGGTVTLLEAMAEAGVRGLVFSSTCAVYGSPDRQPMTEDLPVAPPHPYASSKVAAEAVVEAQARGGALGALVLRLPNLAGGDDRDPTRLIPRVLAAARTGTPLAVNGDGSAVRDYLHVDDAAAAFVAAVERMPEPGGFARYNLGSGRGTSILDVVAAVEHVTGRRVPLVHNPPALEPQILIADAARAVAELGWQPKLSDLDTIIASLG
- a CDS encoding serine/threonine-protein kinase gives rise to the protein MITELRPGEVIAGYVIARRIGAGGSGVVYAARHPRLPRLTALKILKRDDVADVEDGWRRFEREADIAAHFDHPNIVQVYDRGAADDLFWISMQFVDGVDAAELHDVSPDRGLRIATEIAAALDYAHGKGVLHRDVKPSNILIAAPDNGRPERALLTDFGIARLRDETTKFTHTGNISATFAFASPEQVSGKPVGPKSDQYSLACTLFVLLTDHRPFRADNPLSWVHAHTQERPLPVSEVNPDLPPALDAVFERAMAKNPEDRFDSCADFAEAATQAYYSDPALALTAPARLLSRPVAARRAGRARKPLWRAVFHRRTLIPVAVAAVVAAGIGFAFHQSGGGPVPAPAAGGLVPDRFVGTWLATEGQTNYRLTVQQAKLGDPVLSNRVDGVLPNGTPFHCEFSAPLDEVPGDGDRLIVGTSEIVVREPANACKANGPTTLTLLPDGRVSRKTDVSGLITYSNADAVTSSWGRDDAAIASAFPSLVGRLASTGTAVGWQGGLCRAVDPGAGEPAQGAHRVRCNADDTTGQVHFDVLDFDTRPGQSVAQLFFGDNGHVTAVSHQDVAGTLTVTTAAAVDPGVTVDTDAHRTLAAVSFPDGDPRSRFVMVLHWPGHTVNSLLTDWLERAPLK
- a CDS encoding galactan 5-O-arabinofuranosyltransferase, with the protein product MSERASGRVTLMARQAGGAIGEAVLAAVVAAVVAAIGLKAFATVHWPAFNSSNVTRSLTTVGQVVALAMLVAAVVLLRLHKWGWLAKLLSWGGISAFVTVTLGMPLAATKLYLFGMSVDQEFRTQYLTRLTDSAALHDMNYIDLPPFYPAGWFWLGGRFASLTGMAGWEAFKPYAIIGLAVAAVVALVLWSNLIRADWAVAVAAATTAVTLAYGAPEAYSAVLTLLFGPALLLAWGALHRPAESDATEPTAGGWGAVLGAGLFLGLAATFYSLYFGVAVFAVCLMAVVAAGLAIRARRSWRSALPILVRLIAIGAIAGLLALTVWLPFLLKFLSGKASLGSGSAFHYLPESGSRLPLPMTEFDLLGVFCLAGTIWLVLRAGSSRRAQALGIGVVAIYLWCLLSMLATAAGTTLLAFRLESPLKALLAAAGVFGFAEGARAVYRALNEPGRFRIAAAAVALAGAIGFSQGIPNVLAAEITTAYTDTDGNGNRADTRAPSAVARYREIDAKLLEQTGRPRDRTVVLTADTSFLAVYPYYGFQALTSHYANPLADFAARTAEIQRWSALKTPAELTDALNHCRWRAPDAFLFRNSGDQYTLRLSRDVYPNDPNVQRFTVAFPKSLFDDAHYRITDIGPFTLVVRV